Genomic DNA from Hordeum vulgare subsp. vulgare chromosome 2H, MorexV3_pseudomolecules_assembly, whole genome shotgun sequence:
GCTCTGCTTGTAGCATTCAGTTATGGTTTTGGTCAGTCAAAATTATGCTGTTGGTACAGAGTTCTTGCAGTTTAGTTCTGACTCTCGACTGTCAATGACTGAATCTTGAATGTATTGTTTTCCTGCACCTGTGCTGTATGACTTGTGTCACAATATTCAGGGGGAAAGACTCGTTGCTTCTGATCACGGCTGACGTGCTCTGCTTTGAACTtgtttttctcttcttatttGACAACAGACAACTGGTTCGCTCTATTTCTGGGCTGCTCATCTTGCTGGCCCGGTCTGGGGTCCATTGGCATCCTGGTGCTGCGCTTGGCTGGAGGCCATAGGCCTCATTGCCGGAATTGGCACACAGGTACGCCCTTCtgtcatttttttttttttttgatttcatGCCAACTCGATCGGGAATCATCATAACTGAAAGATGAAGCCTGTCTGCTcgttcttgttttttttttttttttctggCATTTGATCGAATCCCATAGTAAGTGTCTCGTCTGCTTTGTCAATTTTGCGTCTCCGTTGTTGTTGCAGGCCTATGCAGGATCCCAGGTACTGCAGAGCATAATCCTGCTATGCACCGGCACTAACAAAGGCGGCGGCTACCTGGCCCCTCGCTGGCTGTTCCTCGTCATGTACCTCGCGTTAACCTTCATCTGGGCCGTGTTCAACACATTTGCGTTGGAAGTCATCGCCTTCCTCGACGTCATCTCCATGTGGTGGCAGGTCACAAACTCACAATATAATATAATCCATGTATAGAATGCTTGCTTTGGACTGAAAGAGGTAGATCGATCGCAGAAAAAAATGACAGCGTCGTTGATGTTGTGGTGCAGGTGGTCGGCGGCACGGTGATAGTGATCATGCTGCCGCTGGTGGCGAAGACGACGCAGCCGGCGTCGTACGTGTTCACGCATTTCCAGACGACGCCGGATGTGACCGGGATCAGCAGCGGCGCCTACGCGGTGGTCCTGTCCCTCCTGGTGAGCCAGTACTCCCTGTACGGGTACGACGCGGCGGCGCACCTGACGGAGGAGACCAAGGGCGCCGACAAGAACGGGCCCATCGCCATCCTCTCCAGCATCGGCATCATCTCCGTCTTCGGCTGGGTCTACATCCTCGCCCTCACCTTCAGCATCCAGGACTTCGGCTACCTCTACAACACCGCCAACGAGACCGCCGGCACCTTCGTCCCGGCGCAGATACTGTACGACGCGTTCCACGGCCGGTACGGCAGCTCGACGGGCGCCATCGTGCTGCTCTTCATCATCTGGGGCTCCTTCTTCTTCGGCGGCCTCTCCATCACCACCAGCGCCGCCCGGGTGGTGTACGCGCTGTCGCGGGACCGCGGCATCCCCTTCTCCGGCGTGTGGCGCAAGATCCACCCGACGCGCAAGGTGCCCGGGAACGCGGTGTGGCTGTGCGCCGCCGTGTGCGCGCTGCTGGGCCTGCCCATCCTGTGGATCAACGTGGTGTTCACGGCCATCACCTCCATCGCCACCATCGGCTGGGTGGGGGGCTACGCGGTGCCCATCTTCGCGCGCATGGTGATGCGGGAGGAGGACTTCCGCCCCGGCCCCTTCTACCTCCGGTGGGCCAGCAGGCCCGTCTGCCTCGTGGCGTTCCTGTGGATCTGCTacacctgctccgtcttcctgctCCCCACCATGTACCCCATCAGGATGGACACCTTCAACTACGCGCCCATCGCGCTCGGCGTCGTACTGGGGCTCATCATGCTCTGGTGGGTCGTCGACGCCAGGAAGTGGTTCAAGGGACCCGTCAGGAACATCGACGATCTGCAAAACGGCAATGGCAATGACAATGCCAATGTCAAGGTCTGAGACCCGCCAAGTAGCCATGCTCGAGCAAGTCATTCTTTTTCGTTGGGTTGTGCGTGTGTGTGATGTAAGTTTAGGTTGTGGAGTGGAGACTTGGTATCCGTCATACCGAAGAAACTAGGAATAGGTGGATGCCTCACGAAATCAAACATTTTCAAGAAGGAACAGAGCCATGAATCGTGAAGCTGTCGTTTGTTCTTCCGATCTAAAACACTGAGCTGAAATGAGAATAGAAAGGTCTGCCTAACTTTCTTTCCTTTTTGAGAAACACAAGACGATCACAACACTCATGCACACTCGTCCCTTTGAGCACCTCCAGACTAAGCGTGACCCAGCAAATCTTAAGATCGACCAAGTCGAAATAATAGCCTGGAGGACCatgaaataaattcagaaaatATGCCAGCACCCGTGTAAGTTTAGGCGATTTCGCCATAAGAGACCTAACCATCTATTCTGAACCGTCCATTAGTTTTGATCCAAGGGTCTAAAGTGAATGAAGTGATAGGTCACGTATGAGAGGTAATAGGTCACCCAACACTCATATTTGGTAAGTGTTAAAGAAAGGGAAAGAGTTAATTACACCACAAGTGCTTGAACTTGATAAGAAAAGTTAGTTTGGTGTTGGAACTTGGGGCATACATTGAACCGGTGACAGAACTTGACTTGGACGTGCATCTATGGTGCTAATCACGTTTTGTCTACATATAATATGCTGACAAGATGCGCCAACATGGCATGAGACCTAATTTCAGTATGAGGAAAGACGGGGATGGACGTGCGATGTGGGTTTTTGCAAAACACCCTATTGACCGAGATGGGCCTTAAATGGACTCCAATGATCGCAACTCATATTTGCCATGATCGTGTTTTTAATTCATATGCACCATTACAAATAATATTAGTATTGACATTACATAATCTTTTTCTATAATGATTATATACATTTTAGAACAATATTTAATTAATAATATTTCTCGTAAAGTAAGTACATGAATATTTATCTTAATGCATGAATACATCCTAAAACTATATGATTTTTAGTACATTAATAATGCATGATTTTTATTATAATTTGCAAAAATTATTATAATTCTTTAGTATTATCTTATCTATAGAAATATTTCGATTTTTTTAATATTTGATAGGATGAGATTAACGTTCTTTAAAAAACCTTTTTTAGAATTATGTGAacattatttaaaatagaaatatttTTAGAATGACATGAACATTAGTTtagataataataattattataattACATGAACATTTTGGTAAATAAGAATGTATTTTTAGAATAACATGAACATTATCTCAAATATTTTTATTATAATTATACAAACATTATCTTAAATAAGTTAATTTATTTTATGTATAATATTTTTTGTGCATTCTTACAAAGTGttatgaaaaatataaaaaaactaaCATGTGAAAATTGCCCACGGTGACTGCAGGTCATTTAAGGCCTATGTGCATGCTTGTTTATATATCATTACAGATAGAAATCATATTTATATAGCAAGTGATATGTGGTGTGATGACTAGCGTGTCTGATCTGATGTTGAAGGTCGTGTGTTTGAACCTGGGCAGTGCTTAATTTTGCCTCCTCATTTTCATTTGTTGCATTTTGTCCTGGCGGGTGGGGCCCAATTATCCTAATCGCTTTTTATGGTTATTTTAAGAAAAAATGTAAAGTTTTTTTTGTGAGAAAAGGTAAAATATTAGGGTGTTTTGTTAAAAATCAGGCCACATGTCCGTCATCACCTTTCAGTCATTGAAATTGGGTCCCATGTCATGTTGGCGTGTCTTGTCAGCACGTGATATGTATACAAAATATAATTAGCACCATAGATGCACGCCCATGCCAAATGCTATCATCGGTTTAATGTATGCCGTAAGTTTTAGCACCATAATGATTTTTTTGCCAAGTTCAGACACCTGTAGTGTAATTGACTCAAAAGGAAAATAACATAATTGAAAAGTATGAATTAATATTATACAAAAATGTTGTATATTCTACAATGAAAGCGTCGAGTAAAAGGAAATTGCACTATTCCTAATTAACGTGATTGATGCCATGAAATGTCGTGATTTATATTGAAATGTTTTTGACGTCATAGAATAACGTGACACTAGAGAAAATATGAATGCTCTCTTTTTCATAATATATATTAGAGACAATTCCTTATTTAATATCATGCTTAAATTTTATGCTCTATTTGACATCGTTAAAAAATTTCTTCCCTATTTAACAATGAATCTAATTTTTATGCCTTTTCTTACATATTTATCCATTTTAAGCTTAAATGACATCTAAAAAGACCATtttatccatatatatatatatatatgtttgtgtACGTGTGCGTGTGAGTCTGTGTGCACACGTGTTCTACTGATGTTACGTGCGTGCTGTTGCATGCATGCGTGTGTTGTGTACTGATATTACCTCGATTTGTTTGTGCAAAGCTACGGTGATGAATTTTCCACTTCATTTTTCACTTACAACACACATTACATGCCATGCATAGATTGTACAGAGATTGAAGCCGCGCATGATTCAATTCACATTTTtgacaatgctactatttcttTCAAGACAGCACGTACCAGTCTTTCCCATCCCAGGCAATtctctaagagcaactctagcagaccccgcatccagcCGGCCCGGAAAATGCGTTTGCAGTTCGGGGGAAACCGCTTTTGCGGACTGGCTCGGACGGCCTCAGATGCAGACCCCCCAAACGGACCCGTATAAAAGTATATTCGCCGAATATGTTTTTTTACGGGTCGACTTGAAAACAGAAAACGCTCAATTCTCGCATTTTACATAAGTTCCCACATataagttcaaattcaaacaaacATAACACAGTTTTACGCGCAAATAAAGGCCAAGTTCAGTACGACAAACGCAAAAGAGGGCCTTGCATCATCTTGGTCGATCTTCACTCCGCGCCATCGAGTCCATCTTGAAGTTCATCGGCACCACCGAATCCACCTCCGACACTTGTCCCAACTCTCGCACCGAAGTCATCGACATTGCCACCATATGGAGCAGAGAAAACATCTCCGGAACTGTAACACGAACGGCCGACGCGACCATTCTCCTCTTCAGATctctctccttgccatatcatgccatgttttgatgaggtcgtccatgtcatcgtggttcattgacatgatcttgttctctTCGACGAGCAACAAGGACATGGATTTGTTTTCAGCGGCGCGTGCTCTTGTCTCCTTAATGGAAGCTTTGCAGAGCCCCTCTTCTTTGAGCAATTGCCACTTCTCTTGCTTCTATTTTGCCTTCTTCTCGGCCAACTCTTTCTTGATCTCCAATGACTTCAACAACATCAACTCGTTTGGTAGCACCATGGCATCAATCTTCTCCCGCAAGCTCGATGCTTCTTGAtctctcttcatcttctccttagtcTTCTTATCGCCATCGGGCTTGTTCAAATTTCTTGggacatcatcatcctcatcttcatccatgTTTGTAAGCGAGCCCCTCTTTGGTGGGGATTCTTTGTCGATCAACTTCCGCTTCTCGCACTTTTGGAGCAACTCGcaacaatgctctagtttgaagaatttggcttctgaagcttccatgtctttgtaTCTATGTTGGGTAATCTTGTCCTACACAATGTGAACAAAGTGATGTAATCAATTctcgtgatgaaaatatgattatgcATAACTTGAAAAAAGGCAAAACAAACTCACCTAGTCGGATTCCATGGTCCCACTTGGAGGTGCATTgcgtacttgctccaagcaacCTGCCCAACGGCTGCACATAGGCTTGATATTCTCCCAACACCCTTGAAGCGACCGAAATGTGTGTGCAGTCCTATTGGGATACTTTGCCATAATGCGGAAGTATTGATATTCGAtcctttgccaatatctcttggcGGTTTGAGAAGTACATGTGCATGCATCAAGAGACACCGcactccatgcttggatcaaagcttGGATCAGGTGTCATTTAGGTTTAAATTAGACGAAAGTGTCATAAAATGCATAAAATTCAGACTCGTCGTTAGATAGGGAAGAAAAAGGTTTTCAGTGTCAAAAAAGGAAATGAAATTTAAAATAGTGTTAAATAAGGAATTATTTGTATATATTAATGGGTGTAAGCAAACTCACATATATGGTCAAGTACATCAACGAACTTCATGAACTAGAGaagacatgtcctcaggaacaataattactactcacacatcatcaacatgttgaagatcagaggtgtaacaatactaattaaggatatgaacataatatcttccaccaagtaatccaacaagcatcaactacaagatgtaatcaacataaCTAGtaaccacatgtaccaatctgaggttttgagacaaagattgaatacacgtgatGAAATAGGGTTGGAGAtgtgatggtgttggtgaagatgttgttgaagattggtcctcccacaaaggaggaagcgttgCTGATGATGAtgtcttcgatttccccctcccggagggaagttttcccgacaGAATCTCTCTAtcggagagaaaaagggcctctgcccaggtttccaccttgagaggcggcgcttcgtcccgaaagatgacttatgattttttctagggtaatacaccatataggagaagatggtcgctaGAGAGCCGTCTGGGGCCTcgcaagccatcagggcatggccagggggtgccttgttggcttgtgcccagctggtggcccctctccggtatattt
This window encodes:
- the LOC123430299 gene encoding amino-acid permease BAT1 homolog, producing MAGSQVVDSGEKRLNELGYKQELRREMTLFKTLAISFSTMTLFTGITPLYGSSLQYAGPASLVWGWVVVSFFTWFVGIAMAEICSSFPTTGSLYFWAAHLAGPVWGPLASWCCAWLEAIGLIAGIGTQAYAGSQVLQSIILLCTGTNKGGGYLAPRWLFLVMYLALTFIWAVFNTFALEVIAFLDVISMWWQVVGGTVIVIMLPLVAKTTQPASYVFTHFQTTPDVTGISSGAYAVVLSLLVSQYSLYGYDAAAHLTEETKGADKNGPIAILSSIGIISVFGWVYILALTFSIQDFGYLYNTANETAGTFVPAQILYDAFHGRYGSSTGAIVLLFIIWGSFFFGGLSITTSAARVVYALSRDRGIPFSGVWRKIHPTRKVPGNAVWLCAAVCALLGLPILWINVVFTAITSIATIGWVGGYAVPIFARMVMREEDFRPGPFYLRWASRPVCLVAFLWICYTCSVFLLPTMYPIRMDTFNYAPIALGVVLGLIMLWWVVDARKWFKGPVRNIDDLQNGNGNDNANVKV